One candidate division WOR-3 bacterium DNA segment encodes these proteins:
- a CDS encoding NADH-quinone oxidoreductase subunit M, whose amino-acid sequence MKFPFLSIIVFSPFVGAFLMLFMRRNPLLVRITASIFSGISLFFSIILFFLYDFKKGGFQFIEHIPLVKALGISYYLGADGISLSLLLLTGLIIFTGTFASWTIPFRSQEFYILLFVLVTGVFGVFASLDFFIFFLFYEIAVLPMYLLIGIWGSGADLKPKIPPNNFIQYIMRPIDTAMRNVTLGTKEYAAAKLTLYLLLGSAFILVGMLVLYFQGGNTFSYTELSTKYYPLELQRILFLTFYVGFGVLAGVFPLHTWSPDGHAAAPTAVSMLHAGVLMKLGAYGAMRWGWGLFPQGASDFSFLVGFIACINIVYGALSAMNQFDLKYIVAYSSVSHMGYVMLGLATLHEWGVNGAVFQMFSHGIMTGLLFALVGLVYEKSHTRDILKMGGFGKKMPGIATAFTIAGLTSLGLPGLSGFVAEVLVFIGAVKSGHFPFFLAAITGTFITAVYVLRFLKIIFYGPFDEKAWHDLSDAKGPEWVSLYILSFTLIIFGMFPFLLVKFIDSSVIEFLSKF is encoded by the coding sequence TTTTTATACGATTTTAAAAAAGGGGGGTTCCAGTTTATTGAACATATTCCTCTTGTTAAAGCCCTTGGAATTTCTTATTATCTTGGTGCAGATGGAATTTCTCTTTCTCTTTTACTTTTAACAGGCTTAATAATATTCACTGGAACTTTTGCCTCCTGGACAATCCCTTTTAGATCCCAGGAATTTTATATTCTTCTTTTTGTTCTTGTAACAGGTGTTTTTGGAGTGTTTGCATCCCTTGATTTCTTTATATTCTTCCTTTTTTATGAAATTGCAGTTCTTCCAATGTATCTTTTAATAGGAATATGGGGATCAGGTGCCGATTTAAAGCCAAAGATTCCTCCTAACAATTTCATTCAATACATAATGAGGCCTATTGATACAGCGATGAGAAATGTTACACTTGGAACAAAGGAATATGCAGCTGCAAAGCTTACCCTATACTTGCTTCTTGGTTCTGCTTTTATTTTGGTTGGAATGCTTGTTCTTTATTTTCAGGGTGGAAATACATTTTCTTATACAGAATTAAGCACAAAATATTATCCTTTAGAATTACAGAGAATTCTATTTTTAACTTTTTATGTTGGTTTTGGTGTTCTTGCTGGTGTTTTTCCACTTCATACCTGGTCTCCTGATGGGCATGCTGCTGCCCCAACTGCTGTTTCAATGCTTCATGCAGGAGTTTTAATGAAATTGGGAGCTTATGGTGCAATGAGATGGGGATGGGGACTTTTTCCTCAGGGTGCTTCTGATTTTTCTTTTCTTGTTGGATTTATTGCGTGTATAAATATTGTTTACGGTGCTCTCTCTGCTATGAATCAATTTGATTTAAAATACATTGTAGCTTATTCCTCAGTTTCACATATGGGGTATGTTATGCTTGGTCTTGCCACTCTTCATGAATGGGGAGTAAATGGTGCTGTTTTTCAAATGTTTTCCCATGGTATAATGACAGGTCTTTTATTTGCTCTTGTTGGGCTTGTTTATGAGAAATCTCATACAAGAGATATATTAAAAATGGGTGGATTTGGTAAAAAAATGCCGGGAATTGCTACTGCTTTTACAATTGCAGGATTAACATCCCTTGGTTTACCAGGACTTTCAGGATTTGTTGCCGAAGTTCTTGTTTTTATAGGAGCTGTAAAATCAGGACATTTTCCCTTTTTTTTGGCAGCAATAACCGGGACCTTTATAACTGCTGTTTATGTTTTAAGATTTTTGAAAATTATCTTTTATGGTCCCTTTGATGAAAAGGCTTGGCATGATCTTTCTGATGCAAAGGGACCTGAGTGGGTTAGCCTCTATATACTTTCCTTTACACTTATAATTTTTGGAATGTTTCCTTTCCTCCTTGTTAAGTTTATTGATTCAAGTGTTATCGAGTTTTTATCAAAATTTTAA